From the Asterias amurensis chromosome 1, ASM3211899v1 genome, the window ACATGCAAGGTTGGGGGTAAAATAGCACTCTAAAAATGCACAGTTAACTGTAAGTTTTAAAGCATGCTAGCTGGGTTGGTAATGCAAAAATTCAACTTTCAAAATCAACTTTTTACTTGCACACTTTGACAAAAATTACAGATTGACAGAGCAAAATTTTACTGTTTTTACACCCAATATTATGTTTGTGTGAGAAAGATAAGATGGGTTTTGAGtccccaaataaataaattaacaatgttTACTCGAGTGTAAATGTAAGGAACTCCAAGCACACATTTTTTGTGATGCAATCATTTTTCAATTGAGAGGGTACCAAAGGCGGGGGGAAATTCTCTACCCATGTTgcgtcaaggttttttttcaagtttatgTACGTATTCAGATTGAGAATCCATTGCAAATCATGTTAAACCAGCATACTTTCAGCTACCTGAACCACACACATATCCAGAGCATAGATTTAGTTAAGACATAACCTAGATTTAGTGATGACCCCTTTTGTCTCTTGGAgatatttttaaatgtatttataaatgtattaTATAACATGTCTTTATTGTGAACATATCAAGAAAAGTTCCAAAGAGtggttttaactattttttaccGATCAGAAATGTTTGCAATACTGATTTTAACAATGATGGATGTGCACtacttgattttgaatttgatcGTGCTGTGAAGTTTGGTGCTGTTATATCGATATCAATTTATGCAAAGGGAAGTTTGCCATTACaaaatgttcattttagccTAAAGAAAGTgtaaatagactgtgcaagtcttgggCATATCAAAACCTCAAACAAAGGCTACTTgttattaaaatttgtatttaatgcaagaaatttattaaaattaaCATTGAAACACTTGAGACAAGAATGCTTGTCAATCACGCCCGAATTTGTGCGACCGTTACATaatatgtttaaagacactggacactattggttattgtcaaaaaccagtcttctcacttgctgtatctcaacacatgcataaaataacaaacctgtgaacatttgagctcaatcggtcatcaaagttacgaggaaaaaacacccttgtcacacgaagttgtgtgctttcagatgcttgatttcaaatgcttgatttcaagacctcaaattctaaatctgaggtctcaaaatcaaatttgtggaaaattacttctttctcgaaaactactccactttagagggagccgtttcccaccaATCTCTCCCCGTTTTCTTTGttacatttgttttactttcaaaTAATTCATGGCTAAATGTTACTTTCTCAACAATAATTTATTCGGCCCTAAACTAAAGtatttgaagaaacagaatCGCACCTCACGTAAAACTCAATATAGTTGGGACAAATTTGGTCCTAAAAGTTTGAATATGCGTGAAACTTGCCCAGTCTTTAGAGTTGTCATTGAAATGTAACCATATAAGGAAAACAATTTTTCGAATTTTGACAAAACAGTTGTATTCGGTGATAAACTATGAATAATCCAGCAATGCAATTTGTTTTCCAACACCATGGTGTGATATCCCATGGTTAGCAGGAATTATTCTAAATGTGCATCTACGGCAATTGCAACCTCTTTTTAGAAATGCCTAGTTTTagaaacttttctcagatttctgtATATCAATcccggattattcttcctgcatggacacaACTGttccaaaaaaaatcaaaaaaaatcacaggttacttttattgtacataatctatattttataaaacatttaaaaaaaattgaacggTTCAAAACACCAAaggttttctttctcttttaaaTGTTCTTTAACCAAATCACAgtaaatttgtataaaaaaacttGTGTAACTGCATTTCATGAGAGTTGTCACTTTGGAGTGCATGTGTGagatattttattgtaaatagtAAGATGTAAATAGCTTTAACCGAGAACTCTCAAGTTTACTCCATAGCAGCTTCTATTTCTTGTAATGTAAGTttgtgaaaatgcaatttttcaGGTACAGATTGCTCTTTTCTTTTACTGTTGTTCCTAAAAATGTAGAAAAATAATCCATTATAAACAGGCGTGTGAGTTCTCAGTATTTGTTCCTTATTTCAGGATTTTTCTCAAAACCTCGTTGAGCCTTTAGTTTTCTTGAATGAAGCAATGAAGTCACTAAAAGGAGAAAGAAATATTCCGCATTGTGTCCGAACCGgtagttttgtatttctatTGATGTAGTCTGTAAACCTGAATTGTAACATCCGAGAGGTTCCCGGTCTAGAACAAAGGGAAAACTCAGGCCAGCAAGTCATTTATCAGAAATTTTCACAATTACAAATCTCATATAAGATTGTGAGAATGAAGCGATATGCAAGTTTTCTGAACAagcagacactgtattcagatgaaactttcacaggtatTAAACAGgattggtaaaaataaaaaccaccatTGTTTAATTGTAGTCTGAAaacttactgattatgaagttcatactggaacaattttttctgtgaaataatatttcccctgaaattaaattcaagaaaaacatctgaAAACCCTTACATCcaaaattacaatttgtttacatgctgaaaattgtgcattgttttcaagtttgttttttcttgtattattattgttgatcACACGAAACATGAACACCATCTGTGACTAATTTGTCAGCTATACTgatcctgtataataccttaTGTAATCCAATATCATGGGTTCGTCACAAATACCCGCACTGACTGGGTAACCATAGAGCTGTATATAGCTCTTCATGTGTGTAACCCAGGGAAGCTTGGAAAACAGATATATGTAAAATAATGTCAGCTCAGTTTTTTGCTTCTCTAAGCaccattaattttgtttctgacaAACTGCCGAAAAATTGTTTTCTGAATTAGAGCACAACTTCTAAACTACCAAACATATAACAGACTCGTACTTCATACAAACTAGACGTGTTCATTCTCATATCTTCTCCTCAAATTGGATTATTTTATTGAACATTTTGTagaagaaaatataaacaataacTGTTGGATTTTACCAAAAATGTCTGGATATGAATGTTACATGATAATTAAATGTTGAAAGGTCTCCTGCCTAGGTTTGAGTTTGATCAAAGATTGTTGTGTGTGATAACATTAAATAAGTATACAAGAAACTTGACAGGAGTGATttggtttgtttaaaaattagAGTTTAATCATGGCAATCATTAAGACCTCAAATCCAATGATTTTTCATTGACCCAATTTACCTGGGCCCGATTTTAGAAAGCTGtggagcagaaaatactgcttagtcatctttgcttagcaaaacaattagtggggcaccagttgccaCAACATAAACTAATGTACTTTTGGCTGGAAACCAATtactgttaagcaagatttttctgtgattagcaagtttttatgcttataggctttatgaaattatctGGGTTTcgccattttgagaaacaagattCCCTATGTTTACTGTGCGGTGTGCGAGTTTAATCTTAACAAGCAGTTTGAataacaaaatggcagaccatcAGCCAACACTAGCCACCTTTTAGCCATCCCAAAATTTCAGTGCACAACATAAAGCCCATGCTGGACACTACTTGGTCCATGCACAACATTTGATGCCAACAACCACAGCCCATTCACCCATTAATGTTAACTGGGACTTGCTCTAATGCCTTAAACACTTCATTTACACTGTCTTTACATAGATGGTCCCAATATGAAGCATCACAAGGTAGCTTGTCGAGTCTTTCGGTGTTtttcactgtcatgactgtTGTATTGAACTTCTGCAATAATAAAGAGACTTGTCACCTCTTCTTGGATGGCCCTGCTGCCTCTGAGCTCCCTGCCAGCTTCCTTTTACCTTTCTTGGGTTTTTCTGGAAAAAGTGGAAAAACCAAGACTCTCCGTCAAATGGATGTCATGGACACAAGTCAGATGTAACAAGCGCAAATTGGTACCTCAATTTTGTACATCAGATACAGTCAGGCAtgcaatttcatctttgaaagggtaaggccattttcattttgcaaagggcacaatCCATTGTAGAATCTGAAAGCCTATGGgaaattttgaaggggcaccaaggccaacaccgGGGGCATCGCAAGCCATGGCCTCCGTGTAATTCCGAGCATGTACAGTTGCATAATAGCATCAGcacataagcctttttgagataatggcGGACACAAGGTTTATACacaaggtttgggtaaatttgtgtgtatacacccaaaccaaacagtacactcctatcatgttcgccatacctcaaaagggCTTATTGCATTTATGGGGCTATATAAATAATGTATTTTGAATAACATTACCTTCGGTTGCATCAAATAATGCCGCATTCACAAAACGTTTAGCTGCTCCTTTGTCCAGTTTGGCAGCTGCAACAAAATGTCAGAAATACAATCAAATAAAATctacaatggacccttcccatgaaatatgctaattacattcacgcatgcgtacagaccctgttggttggcaaacgccatagagttgtgcactaagcagacgcgcactgcgcgtctgcgtcacgcacccattagccgtgtacaaaacagcgcgatgttccctcattttgccaaccaaaacgttagtgcgcacgcgctaagtgcaattaacatatttcatgggaagggtctattctaCATCAATCTAATCTTATCATTCATAACTACATAGATGACATTGAATTGTCggacagtaagagggttgactgtactaTGGCattttactatacctcatagATATTGATGACCGCGAGTCAAGTTCTTTCTGGTCCACTCactcatcatcacgtgccaggtgctATTTTTGCAATTTACCTAATGCACACGCGAGTATTCACACACATGacaaatgcgcatgacaagtaaaaTAGCACTCGGGCAGCGCGggcgctattctacttgtcatgcgcatttacgATCAAGGTACTGTTTTGTACACACGCACGAAAATTTCTCTGATGACATCCAACACATtaacaaacttatcatgtgcattttatttcacagtcGTAATTTTCCCTTGCTCCAAACAACTGAACACGTTTGAAGAATAGTAAaccaaatataacatggttcaTTTTGGGTGGCTAGTCAATatgagctcccctcggtattggaagttgacgaACTAGTTCACCTCGGGAACTAGtctgtcaacttccaatacctcgtaGAGCTAATATTGACAAGtaaccctcaaaccatgttatatttgtacatgtacatgtataatataaAAGCCCAGctgtcgattttacaaagagttaggacttgtcttatctcgagttaggacgagtaactcgtcttaacttaggattaatcttaaggtctgcatgctacagtgcagggttgggactcgtcctaagttaggaagagttttgtgaaatcgacggcagtgtattcacatgtacatgtatgtacataacATGTACGTATGGATGTACTGTGCATATTACATCATATTGTAGGCTCTCATAGTTTGTCTATTGTTCAAGTCTGCAGTGGatatattgaatggtcagacagtaggagggttgaggttagacagtaggagggttgactgtgtatctGGTCCACCAGAGTATGATTGTGGATGGTGATTTAACAGACTACAAAATGACACAGTTCACCTACCAAGTTCTTTGTCAGCAATCTCTTTCACTCTGTTCATGTACTTTTGTATACGCCCCTGAAAGTAAAAAAATTGAACACATTATTGTCAACTTGCTTTTAAATATTCAAAATTAGAAAGGGGGAAAATCGTAGTAAATTACTCAAAGAAATTAGGGTTAGCATTACTGCAAATAAATCCTTAGCAAGAATGTGTAATTGATTTCACCAGTTCACCTGGGAGAAAATTACATACTAAAATACCTTCTTGTTTCAGAATATGTTCTTTGAGTGTAAAACAGAAATTGTGACACATCAAAAAGTTATCAATATGAGAAAAACAAGTGTACACATACAATAGACAAGGAGTTATAATATTTAATTTCATaaattgaatattcagaaaCTTACCAGTTCATGCTTGATGGGATGCTCTCTTGGATTGATTCCATGTGTGCAGAGATACACTAGAAGAGACAGAACGAAAAATAGGCCAAATAAACAAACTTTTcccagtttttgttttatcttgatGAACCAATAGAAAATATTCATTCCAATAAAAACATCAagacaagaaaattaaaaagtacagATGTAACTGTTGCTTTGTAAACTGGGTTGGCTTTATTAGGAAATGTTCTTTGTCCTTTCAGCATCGACAGAGACAGCATGATATGTGCCAATCTAGGGAAAATCAACCTTGTAAACCAAGAATgagtgttttatactagcaacatACACTTATGGTCTATGGCAGACCATTCAGGACCCTTTGAAAGCTGTCAAAGTTAAAATAGCACTCCACACTAATCATCATCATTCGGCATAGACTTGCGTTCGTGGCCCCCTCGTCCTCAGGTTGTAATGAGGGCACACTCCTGGAGTAGCCGCCATCACCGGTGTCTTTCAATCACTTCTCGTCTCAGTTCTTTGATGCTTCTTCCACTCCATTTTGTGACGCTATCTATCCAGCGCTGCTTAGGGCGGCCTCTGCCTCGAATTGTGCCTGTAGGCAGACCATATACAGCAGCGCTGGGTAGGCCTCCCTGTCTTATCACATGAGCACACCATTTCACCTTCCGCTCTAAGACCTCATCACTCGTGAGACACCATCGTCCACAATTCAGTTCAGCCAGCCTTTCATTTGTGATGAAGTCTGACCACTTTATGCCCAGCACGGTTCGCCAAATCATTCTGCCAAAAGCATCAAAGCGCTTTAGGTCAGCTGCTTTGAAGGTGAGTGTGGTGGAGTTATACAGTACTTTGGCAATCACCAAAGACTGTACTAGCTGTAACTTTGTGTCAAGGGAAACATGCACAGTTGCCAAGTATTTGCACTTCCGTAGTGCAGCCTTTCCGATCCCTATTCTTATACGGACCTCTTCGCTGTCATTGAGACTGTGAGTAACTGTTGTGCCAAGATAGCAAAACTTGCTTACATGTGGTATAATGGCTCATCGAAAAGCGATTGTGGCATCTGTTAAAACCACACTAGGAAGTAACTTCTGCACTACATATTAGTAACCggtatatacatgtaggaccTGCAGCTTATTGTGCCATCCGAGAGAACAGGCcagtatgcttcgtttttatcacgacaagggcaccaaggcattttctcctcggttaAGGGcattctatgaggaaaattgtaTGTTTCTACTGGAgtgtttcaagggcaccaaggcaacgaccagggggcatggaggcgatcGCCTTCTTCGCCTccatgaagcatcaggcctgcgAGAACAATTTGTAAAGTACAAGGACGCAAGTGTTAAAAGCGGGACTGGAACCAGCGCTCtgactgatcagaaacacccgtTTATACAAGCAAAACGCACCCCCTTTAGAGGAAAAACATAGTCAGACAATAACACTCCAAACTAAGGACATCACTTTCGCTCAAAAATATCTGGATGTTAGATCACTTGTTATCACTCAGAACTCAGATGATCTCTACTCTATGTTTAAGATCCTGGTTATGAGCTTCTTAGCATCTATTGAGGAGTGCTACATCTATGGCTACATGGTTTGGTTGAACTTAGTACTTACTCCAAAACATGGAGTTGATGGCATACGCAGAAACAAGTTCCATTTTAGCGCGATCCAGAGCCTGCAGctacaagaagaagaagaaaaaaaatcagttggATCATTATACAAGCAGCAAGGTTTCTCCCTTTatagttaaagccagtggacaatattggtaattactcaaaataattattatcataaaacctttcttgattacgagtaatggggagctgttgatagtataaaacattgtgagaaactgctccctctgtaagtgacgtagtttttgagaaagaattaattttccacgaatttgattttgagacctcagatttagaatttgaggtctcgaaatcaagcatctgaagcatctgtgaccatggtgcgacaagggtgttttttctttcattaatatctcgcaacttcgacgaccgattgagctcaaatgttcacaggtttgttattttatgcatatgttgagatacaccaactgtgaagactagtctttgacaattgccaatagtgtcctatAGTTGGAATTATCAAGTTAGGGCGGAACATTATCATTATCGGTCGTGGAGGAAGCCTCCAAGCTCCATGACCATGGTCGTACCACTATAAtcacagacctaccaagtctcgaCTCAAGCTTTAGGGGTCTGTCCCACGCTCTCATGCGCCGCAACCATGTTCTCACGCATTTGGGCCAGACcggataaaaaataaaaaataacggCAAAGCATTGCCATATTGCGCACATGTGTACAAATAAACGCAATCTACaaagtttgcacaatcttcagattgcacgcagtttatcagaatcatcaacaGATTGCGCACACTTTTGCTCTCCCAGAAGATTAAGCAGacaattcggcagagcgcaaaatgcacattgcgcacaagtttgtcccGATTCGTTTAGCTAATTCATTCAATGCGCTCCACCAGCATAGACTCTTTAACAACAGCCAGAAGTCGAGAGCGGAAAATTTATCTTTTTgggggaaataatctgacatAATCATTAACCAGCAACATCTCCTGAGCACCTCATGTGACTTTGAAGTATAccgaagaggtttttgatgcgcTTTGTTTGTAACACCTTTTTTGTCCATAAATAaatttctgggaaaaaaaagtgttttttggggggcggtttttaaacaattttttatggGCGGCGATTCCGTTTTgcgagagagaaaaaaaaagacatttgtTTTAGGGCGGGGGtaggctttgaaaaatctcGCGCATAGCtcatagctggcctctgaactTGGAATCTCTGTCTGAATCAGCAGTAAGTGCAAAATTGTTTATCTTTCTTAATCTCAACATTTCTATGATGACAGCTTGTTTTGATCATGACATTAATTATGGGACTCTGCTGAATCTGATtgaataccggacacttcggcaccttgcaaactcggcaccagcaaactTGGCACCTCTCAAACTTGGCACCcacaacctcggcaccttgcaaactcggcacctacaaactcggcacatgcacaactacaaactcggcaccttgaaCGCTCAATCCACCACggttgcaaactcggcacccagtggaaattgaaataaatcccGATCCTCATTGTGTGTATCGACCGGTTCGACGTCTAGTAATTAATATGTATTTTTCATTGTCATAGTGAGGTTGCCCTTTTCAAAGATCtgtatcaaaataattaatatttattttgtgtaaacttttCAAGACGTTTTTGAGTCGGCAATACGTATAATtcaatctatttctacctccatggtaattTCGATGTCCAAGTATTTTTTGGGAACATTTACAAAAAGTTTTTCGAAATTCGGAAGCGGTTATGGTCATACGctagcataacaaaataataagtagtactaattattttaagtaaattCAAACCAATTTTTATGGTGTTAAGTACACGTACCTAAATACTACTCTTCGGGTGGTATTTGCTGTTAAGTTTGATCATGGTAGAAATGATGGACCTAAAtaggccggtgccgagtttgtttggtgccgagtttgttggaccaaaacaggccggtgccgagtttgtttggtgccgacattcttggtgccgagtgggtgccgagtttgcaaggtgccgagtttgctaaGTGCCGATtttgctggtgccgagtttgcaaggtgccgaaatGTCCAGTTAccagggacttttcgttttcgacgacggaatgttctgcgacggttgttcagctaaacgttgtcgttttcagcacaacgaagattcatcccaagtactgtcgtagaaattgagggacgaccgtcctcaaagccgacgcctgcgcagatgacgccaaatgtcatctttaccgtcgcagaaccatctgtcgtcgaaaacgaaaagtccctaccATCTGATTCCTCTGGCTGATTTCCGACCAAATGAGTCCATGTACACGGATGTGAATCTGCTGACTGTATGTATGGCCTAGTCTAGTGACTGTGAGGTGTGACTGTGAGTGTGTGGATTGTCTGTGAGTCtgaagcaaattttgtttgaccCTACCTTACAATTGAGATCAGGAAGTGATGCCCTTTTCAACGGAGCCAAAACTTTCTCTACTTCAATTAACGACTTTTGAAATGTGCGTAGAGGATTTGCAATTTCTTTAGGATACTTTTCAGGGTTAAAATCAATCTTTTCGTCGTCGTCCATGTCGGTTTTCGTGGGAGCTGCCATTTTGTTATTTACGTTGACGCCCGGCACTGCACCTCTTTACTGTGGGATTTTCGCTGGAGTACCAGTGAAATGAGATCGTTCTAAAAAAAACTGAGCCCTCTTGCGAAATCGCTGAATTGAGATTTCGCCGACGTGGAACATTTTCTGTGATTGTGAAGAACAACAAACGTTTCAGTATTCGTCAGCTATAGAAGTGCTGCATTTTTGTTGGTAAGATCCGTAAGATCTGTGActtgaacaaaattattttcattaattgTATGGTTTAGCTTTTCTGATGATTCCAATTTAGTCATTCTAGGTCGAGTTGACTCCGTAGCACCTACCCAGCTAGCTGCTCCGAAGGCAAAGCCCGCTGCCATGGCTGCGTGTTCGCCGGCGGAGTTTTTCACCGCTCCCGCTTACACACACATTATTGTGAAGTAAGACAACTCGACCTTTAGTGAAAATTGTTTGACAAGCTAGTTGTCTGCGTGGTTTTTAACACCTTGAACTTACATAAAAGTTAAACCGACTTGTAAACATGCTGTGTTCTTTCTATTTTTAGTGTGAAACTGAAGTATTTAATTTTAACTTACAAAAAAGACAAGAAGGAAGGACTGATTTCAAATAAATAAGCAAGTCACAAGTGAAGTGGCATTGGCAAAATATTGACATATGGGATCGGATTGTCACAtacacattgtattttgtttttgcatcatGTTGTTAATGATGTCATCGTGTCTGTTTGACCCCATTTCGGAAAGCCTGCAAGGACGCCTGCAAAGCTGTTATAATTTCCGAAGACCTTAGTTTGGCTTAGCTTATACTTATAGGTAGGGCTTgtgatttctacctccatggttagaccCAGCTTTTttattaagcccggttcatacttcctgcgaatgcgaattcgATACGAATGTTgtcgtcacaaattcgcaacgaattattcgcagcagttcaactttgttcaactcacttgcgaatatcgctgcgaaaggtgggttgtgacgtcaaattcacgtcaaattcgctttgcattcgcattcgcaggaagtatgaaacatGCTTTACATGTAGTAAGGTGCTGTATTCCTCTAAATGAAACATTTGTTTGACATCTGCAGTTCGATTGGAACTGcaaa encodes:
- the LOC139938404 gene encoding nuclear nucleic acid-binding protein C1D-like produces the protein MAAPTKTDMDDDEKIDFNPEKYPKEIANPLRTFQKSLIEVEKVLAPLKRASLPDLNCKLQALDRAKMELVSAYAINSMFWMYLCTHGINPREHPIKHELGRIQKYMNRVKEIADKELAAKLDKGAAKRFVNAALFDATEEKPKKGKRKLAGSSEAAGPSKKR